The segment gatgcaaaagTAGATAGTTGCGTCTTGACTCCACGGTCTTGCAATTATGGTTCTAATCAATAATCATTACTTTAAATAAGtgtataatacttaaaaaattatagatttaGAAGGAAGAGATCGTTGACAATTTACTTTACTGGAGAAGGAATAAACTTTAGCTATATCTTACCAATTCTTTCATTATTGGCATCATTAAGGTACATATAGCAGTGTTACTGGTCACCTCTGTGGCCCCGGCTACTATGAAACACAACACAAGGTTCATCAGCCAGGGCTCAAAATCCTTGAACACAGTTAGTTGGTCTCCGATCAATTTTGATAATCCGGAAaccttaaaaaaacaatacttcCATGAAAATTTATGAGGCTCAAACAGAATTACAAGGGAACCGACAAATTTTAAGGCTTGATTAAATATGTTATCTTTTTCATAACCCTTACAAAGGAATGAATGGGCATTGTATCCTTTAAGAgatgaaaacaaacattttatcagcaaaattcttaaaaagtttaaataattacattaCTTTTTTATGTTACTTTACCAACATGCCAAGTTCACTTACCTGACTTCCTTTAGCTAAAGCGAACCCACCCCCTAGCAATAAGACTACTCCCCATGGCACCATTTTTTCTGCAGCTTTCCACTGAAGAAGTGGCGGTAGAGGTTTGCCTTTTtctgaaagaagaaatattatagcattatattttgcatttgaaattaaatgtcGACGCTTTTGAAATTCTTACTAATATCATAATGTACCTAATGTAATTATTTACTTAACTTACTTACTTTGTTATTTAACTAGTATCGATCCATTTCGAATAGAATGTTAGGAATCTtacaatacattgtatattggttaaaaataattatttttacgtAGTACTATGTTTTCCAATTTctttgtgatttatttttattccacAAAATACATCCtttttacatttatcaaatattgaaaaaaaatcaattaatgatATCTAacaaaattagataaaaaaaaatatatggagCCAGATTACAATACCTTTGAAGTTATGTGGCAATATTGACGGGAAAAGAAAAAGACTAATGGATATGAGTATGGCGGGCGTAGAGTCGGTAACTGTTCTAATCAtaagaaatataaagaaatgtcaataaaatttaaaaatgttccaattagtgataaaaaaaaaacccaacaaaaaatGGTGtcaatcttttcttttttaaaaagtttttgtaCATAATTGCTATTGAtggtgtgaaaaaaaaacctacctCTCGTCAAAAATGTCTCCCCACCCTCCGACTCCTCCCAGCTCCCTCGTGACCCACAGCACGGCCAGCAGGGTGAAGTGGATGATCACGGCCACCTGTCCGAATCTGAATGCGTGTAGACTTGACGCGTTATCAAATCATCTTAATACAAGTTATCAACGATGGTCGAATTTGTCCTGCTACTTCTAACATATATCTTACTTATACTTCTAACCCTCTTTCCCTTTTTAATCTCACTGGATATAATTCAATTCATTTgatgtttaattttcttaaatacatGATAAGGAAATATATCCACTGTTTCCCACCCTTCAAatcgttttattttttgaaataattttaaaataaagaaaattaaacttgATGACGATTATTTTGACGGATTTTTCAATAACCAGTCAGAGATCACTAGCATGAAAATAGGTCATTAgcatttgaaagtaaaaaatagCACTAACATTATAATAGTACGACTACAATATACAATTGGTAGTTCTTCGTTCCCAAAGGTTCAATTTTTTGCACCcatgagtaaacgtaatccatTCCGTTAATTTCCTTtagtttttgttgatttttttcaatccGATTTTAGTACTTTTCAATGTATCTTTGTTTCTGACTAAATTTGCGATTCACCTTATAATATATTTTggctttgttttatatatacctcTAATATATTTCACTTGTTGAATATTGAACTCAAAATTCGATGCATGTTATTTTGCACtatacattgaaatatatcGTAAATTGGGGTCACTTACGTGATTGGTCCAAGTTCTTCGTACTGTTTCCGCACTGCATTTCTTACTCTTTTTGCTTGTTCTGGAGAACCGGAATTATACGTTCTGAAACCGCGAATAAACACAATGAACTGCGTTAAGTTCAATTTATACTGAATAATACACTTGCACGAAAATTATcttaataacatttatttgtCTTATACAACTTACTTGCAGCGTAAAAAGAGAACTTGAAGCCAAATCCATACAAATATCACAATAATTGCTGAGATGGGCAAGCAATACTGCATCCATGAGGCAAACGTGACAGGCGATGTCATATTCTTTTCTTGGAAAACACTGTAGATAATTATATgaagttaaaacaaaatttaaaattttgattttgaatcaTCTTGCTTAAATCATCGCTAATCTGATAAAACTTGTTTGTAATTGTTTGATATCAACGATTTAGTAGGACGTACATGTCTGCAGCACCCTTCATGATGACGTTAGGACCAGTTCCGGTCAGGCTAGCCACGCCCCCACAGTTGGCCGAGTAAGCAATAGCCAATGACAAAGCCTTACACATACGTAAATACTCCGCCTCTGTTGATTCGTCACTTTTCCTATCGTCTGCTTCACTTCTTTTTTCTCTGGGAAACGTTAAATAAAGCACAAATCACACATTTACTTTGTACATCTATTGAAAAACATACATCAGATTCATTTGTGCTACATTTTGATCAAGTTGAAATAGTCCTATTTGATGTTACTGGTTAtaattcatctttaaaaaatcgacgtacatgtatatcaaagtcCTTGTATTAGCACTGTACTTGTAAGAGTACTGTAGTGATCAAAgccaaaaatttgttttcttaggTTAACCAcgaaattcatatatttttaagatgATTACGAAGCGCACCCTTGTTTATCTATGCCGTTGTTTATGTTTCCATTTGTGGAGTTCTTGACTTCGTCTTTACCAATGACTGTCAGTTGAATGTCTTCCTCACCCACAGCTACGAGGCAAAATAtgagtaaaaataaattgtctaATTTATATCACAATTTTAACACAATGCAAATACATTCTAAACCAGATTCAAGATTGCTCCGCACTAAATTTCTACGACAATtgagtaattaaaataaacataatttattaaagataattacacaaacaaaaaaattaatcaatattaaatttttaataaaccaCTGTAGTGTTAGTCGCAAAAGAATATTGAATGTGACAgtcataataattcattttaaatagaatatttttttcagatttcttCTAGTacctaatatattttataattaataaccgttatacaaatgtttatcaaaaattttctgCTGTTTCCGGTGGTTTTCTAAGGACAAATTATTTTCAAGTTGAAattatcatcatatttttttttaaatactgtttCAAAATCGCATCAAGTCATCTCAGATTACACATTTTTGTGACATGTGGTTTAACTTGCCAACTGTTGACCGAACGTTTATGAACCCTCTCCACTTTCTCAAAACGGTTCTTGCCTAAGCTTTTTCTGCTCAACATGAGACCGAACTTTGCAAGGCATTGGATGCTCAAAcattcattgatttaaaaaaaaattaacctaaAAATTTCTTACCAACAaccatgattttgaaaaaaaaaagttgttggaAAAAATACCTGCgcaaaagttattttcaataagCGATGCCCATCGCCTGTATTACATACAGATAATCGCCCTAGCCTATAAAGGTTTGGTTCTACTAGTATCCTGtcttatattcaaatatttaggaAACAATTGTGAAgagaatcaatatttttattgagaAATTACTGTTTCAGTCTTGTTTGCTTGTCATCCTCCTTTTTTTTCTATGTCATCGATCTAGCAAGCATACCagacaaaacatttaaaaaaaggggaaatttcagaaaatcaaaACACAACAAATATTCCATTTTCTTTCTAACTACTATACATATCTACAACAGGATTCGTAAAGCTCataatggaaattttttttttatttattcatatacatTATGATCATTCAAATATCCGGTTGAAATAAAAGTACATTGTTTAATCTTCAATCTTTTTTAACAATACCCCcgttttttatttgaagtaaCTGAAATAATCTGTGCGTCTTGTCTCCTCAccgaaacattaaaaaaaaagattatattaAAGTTCAGGCCAAGTTACATAATCCCGTTGGTAAGGAATGCCGTTGTAGAAAACTAGAACATGACCTTGATAAGATGTGTAAATGTTTTCTTGTACTATTATTTTAAATGGCAGCCACAATCTTTAAGTTTTACATTTAAAGAGTCCTGTTTATCTTTGATTGTTTAACTGACTGTTAAATAAGAGAAGTACTAGACTAAGTATGTATCATGTCTTAAGCATGCCTCAGTCATCTATTTAAGATGTGAAGCGATTCTACTCGTATGTTTTAATACtgtaacaaattaatttatgtCGAATTGACAACACTAAATCTACATGTAGTTTCGTGTAGTGGGATATACAACCTAAAACATGATAACTTTCGCATAGCTAATTAAAAAGAGGGAAAAATGACATTAACACTGGGGAAAGAAAAGGgcggggggggggcaaattacTTGTACCTGTAACGCGTACTGTCTCGTCTTTATCTCTGGTTTCTTTGAGTTGCACCAAGACTGCATTTGCAATAGGAATCATCATGGCAGTTGTTGCCGTGTTGCTGATCCACATGGACAGAAACCAAGTGGGCAACATCATCCCAAACATCAACCTACAAGTTCTTTTTCGTTTAATTCATCATATGCatctataaataatgaaacGACACCGATTATGGCagatatgcatgtattttttggttttgtagAAGCATAGAACGTTATTAGACAGTTTGTGGACAAATTTAGTACTATTTTTGATTACCATCTCGGTTCTGAGCCGACGAGCATGAGTACCCTGAGAGCCAGACGTTTGTGGATGTTCCAGTTCTCAATGGCCGCCGCCACGATCAGACCCCCCACAAACAGCATGGCCGTGTCCTGTGGAGAGACAATAGGAAAGCCATAATTCTTATCTTTTCATAGAATTACACATTAGAGGTAGATAAGTGTTAGGcagtaatttaataaaatattttgtgtacTTTTCATTCAGTAATTATTTTagagttttaaaacttttcttttgttAAGGATCACCgaacttttaaagaaaaacacatCTGAAACGTCAACAATTGATAAAAAGTACTTGCCCGTGAATGAGATTAACCAGTGCCCCtttgtatatactagtatttacgCTTGTCAAAAACTTCAGTTATTTCCATAATTAATGGCCCAATGATTCGTCAATTAACAATTATAATGAATATCTAATGACtttaatatatcataaatcAAAGCATGTTGGTGAATATCTTTGTTCAGAATATCAAAGTGGTCagaaatttgtttgtttgtttgttgtttgttttgtttaatttatttttttttgggggggggggggtaaataatctcaaaaatttgatataaacacACGTTGATATATGTGCTGGAGACATCTTTTGCATACATCAGCCCCACCATCGGAAACAAAATAACGGGAAGCAATGACGTCACTGCTATAGGAAGCGCTTCTGTCACCCAGAACACAGCCATGATGATGATGCAATATCCGCATTTTGCTTCCTGTAAAACGTACAAAATTCCTTCAAATAATGTTAAATTCTTCTcctaaaatatgtataatatatacgAATTAAAAGTTTTAGTGTGTATTTATACGAATTATGTGAAATTGCATTGAAAAATGAAGCAAAAGTAAAACTGTTATAGGTCCTATATACCCacacaaataaacagttccatCTTACCCacacaaatatatgtacattctgATGCATGTAGCACATAGAATATCGCACATAAAGGAAAAAGTCCCGGATTTTACTCTTTATCAAGACACCTCTGTTTAAAAAGACATCTTTTTAAATCGCTGCCAACAAAAATTGCTTGTATcttgtttattaataattacATCCAAATTTCAAACCGTAATATTTGTTAGtttatgaattatttgtttaaaatattaaatgtctTATAACCATTAGAAATGTGTTTAGAAATTCGCTGCCACACTATCGTTTTCAGAAAGATAAACATAGCAATATTTGGTTAGGATATGTTTTGGTCTGTTGCTAATGCCGATTCTTTGCAGAAGGCAATGTCGGCAAATATCGGCAAAAATCGGTCAATGTCGTCTATcaagataatttgaaaaattgaagagGTACATGACATTAGCTGGATAGCCATCAGATTTATCATGCTTAGAGTATACATGTTAGACATGGTTAGATACGTATTCGTTTGCTTGCTAAAGCTGTTATAATGTCAATTTGGGGTAAATTCTTCAACGTCTATGTTGTCTACGTAAACTTTATAAATCGATTCTTATCGAAATTCAGGATAATTGATAGGTTAAACCGATTCAAAACAAACCAAGTCAAAATGACACATGACACCAAATGCACAGTGCAGTGTTTATAGTGTTtacaacttacatgtacatcgatttcaaaaataaatacaggTGCAAAAATCATGCGTTTGTCACTGTCCAGTAAATTCAACATCTTTGAAACCTTTTAATGCAAAGTTTATTTGTTCTGACAAACATCCATGaaaatattgttgattcttctacagttattgccgagatcaaagagatgccgcggacattattctccaatataccacgaacgtcatcagtaaattatcagatcagaaatacctatttgtctcacactgatcatgaaagtacaacttcaaaccgtaaatttttttaaaatcatgtcaatttcacgtgttagttccagtcaaaacgatgtgtattgcctcaaatgtttatttttaagagatcaatgcggctgttcctaggacctccctagcacattttcactgcttgtttttacataaaatatataacgtgtagtagtaattatcgtattaaattgcccttaaaatatcaggaacatgattcaaagatattttataaataagtaaagagtattaaaaatccaaagaaaaattctgtcgtctgcatgtgattcttttgatcgatacacatgtaaacattactaacaaaaccattggggttacacggaacagctgtcaaaatgacctagatcgtctctctataggagaaatgatctgtagaaatactgagCTGTTAGCAGAagagaaataaagttcttgttatcgtgaatgttgcaggataacctcctcggtctcgaaatgttgtttgaaatataaaagcctcggctaacgcctcggcttttatatttcaaaacaacatttctcgacctcggaggttattctgcaacattcacgaaaactcgtactttatttgaTTTCTCAAATAACTGACACTACAAGGACATTAAAGGGAGTTAATTGTATTTTCATTCACTCATGCATGTCTTTTAGACAGGCGTTTCGCCGTCACGGTGACGCACGAGTGATTTGTTTCtgttcttttttcttcatttgcaaAATTTTCGTAAGACCCCGTGTAAAGTTaaacgtgattttttttttaggtttaataaaaataataaatacttaCATCTCCCTTCACAAGAAGTAAGAGGGGCAACAAGACTATAGGTGTTAGGACAACGACCAGGATATTCCGTACTGTTAACAACCCACTACAAGCACCTCGTATACCAGACGACATCACTGCAAGATCTCAACTAAATTTTACCTGAACGCAAAGAGGATATGTATCCTTTAACACATAACACACGTTCACTTTAATCCTAAGGTAAGCACATGCAATCAAAACATACAAAAAAGCAACAACTTCTACGttacatttacatttagaaATTGTTTACATCTAGATACGTATACCTTTATATAGAGTCATCAAGAAATGCTATCAGTCTTTTTAGACAGGTTGTCAAGGATTTGGTCTTACAGGGATCTTCAGCTATCATTTCGGACGATAAAGAACAAACATTCGAGGAGAGTGATCGTGTTCAAATATTATAGTTTAACGTAAGCTTCTTCTCAAACCGACTGTCACACAAGGCAGCTTGGCACAGATGTACATTGTATGCTAACGAATGTAAAAAGGTGCATACAGTTGCAAGTACTAGATACGCTTACAGGCCTACGTAAGCGAGGGAATACATGTAGTGAATGTGCTGCGTTACTGGATTTCCCACAAACTTTACAAATCCGTTTCACCATTCCTTTCATGCGTTTAAACACATCTAGGGTGGCTCTCATCAGTTGCTGTTTCAAATGATCACGTTGGAGATGAACATCGTATACATCGAAATCTTGTTTTATTAATTCGACTACTCGGAGAAGGGTTCTAGCTATACAACGAAACTTCCAACAGCTAAcgaaaaatacaatattattaattatacatgtacgtgttttgttaaacttgatgtcatgtattttatcattatactTGTACCTAGTGTATCAATCTAACCAGCATCTAAATTATTCATTTCTTACATAATAATCATACACTGTAATTAACTTTAATATTGAGCGACACTTATATTAATTGTACTTTCTGTTTTGAAATACTAGTATGTATATCTTTACAAAGATAAAACTGTAGTACATCCATTAAagttttttattcattcttGTAAAGAGAAGTTTTAACAATGCAAAGAGAATACTCTacagctgaaattaaaaaaaacacacaagaATTAAGACACtctcagataaaaaaaaattatcattcatacattgaatatttatgtaTGAAGGACTCAGTTTGTTGTTAAAGCTGAACAGTTATTTCGTGGACGTTAGATAACATGTAtgatgttggtttttttttaacactttaATGTCGAATTAGACGCTGTGACATTCAGAGCTTTAAAAGCAGCAGGTAGTGTATGAAAACCAAAGATGGCATCTCCCCAAGTCTCTGTTGCTAGAACTAGTACAAGGACAGCTACAATATTGATGATGAATCCAGCCATTGCCTGCAAGAATAGTAAAATCATGTAATCCTGAATGTTTATCATGTCAAATCAAAAGAATTTGAATAAAACGACATTTTAACTACTGGCTACATCTTTCGATTAATTTACACTGTACGCAACTGCTTTATAAAATTACTGGCTTATGGTTTGGTATACAAAAAATAGATCGTAAAGTACCATGTCAGCAACTTTGACGTAACCGTACGAGAATATGACAGCGTTAGGAGGAGTAGCAACCGGAAGCATGAAGGCAAATGACGTAGCGATGGCAGTAGGAAACATGAAGTATAGCGGGTTAACGCCGAGAGTCATGGCCTGTACAATGACAACAAAGtacaattcttaaaaaaaacgtGAAAAGTGgaaaataatatcatatcaatatatTTCATCTAGTACTTCACTCTCTTTTAtggaaaatatgttttaaatatatgtcaCACAAGTTAGGGAGAATTttgtcagttttttttttttctctccaaaaaAGGCAATCTTTTCTCTCTATTAATCTTACCAATTCACTCATTATTGGCATCATCAGTGAGCATATAGCCGTGTTACTGGTCACCTCTGTGGCAGCGGCAACAATATAGCAAAGTACAAGATTCATCACCCAGGGCTCGAAATCCTTGAACACCCTTAGCTCACAGCCCAGCCAATCCGACAGACCAGATACCTATCAGAAACATGATTGTGAATTTTACGGAATTATTCACGtctttcattttgaatttataataaatttatattagGAGTCCTATTGATTAAATACAATGTACCGGGTATATTGATATACCTGACTTCCATGAGCTAAAGCAAATCCCCCACCCAGTAAAAGTACTACGCCCCATGGAACCATCTTCTCAGCTGCTTTCCAAGGTAAAAGAGCTGGCACACTTTTTCCATGGTACCTGTCTGTTAAAAAGTCAAGATGTGCTACATTTATTTGGTTGTACAATTTGATTACTAAAAGACACTAGCTATAATAACAACTGCttgtattgaaaacaattaaacaaaccaCTGAATTTCCAGGGTAAAACGGCCGGAAACAGAAAGAGGCTGATAGAAACTAAAATAGAAGGCGTGGAATCCGTCACTGTcctgaaatatacatgtcataTTTACAGGCGAGACCAACAGTAAAATATTCGACAACGTATACGTActttattaacaataaaataatacGATGAATAACCATCCACAATCACTTAGCTGTTTACAACTTAAAATTCCtcttttataaagaaacatttcGAACAAACTTTTAAGAGAAAAGCCAAAAATCGAAAACTGTTCGCTAAAATATACAGAATTTATGTAAGTTTTTATGATCATTTGAACCTGAGATTAGTAAAGATTGCGTCTAgtaaaaagaataatttaagGAAATGCGTCAATCGTTTAATAAGTTTATGCCAACATACTTTGGTGGGAAAATTCTGCCCCATCCTCCAGCCCCGCCTAGGTCTCTGGTGATCCACAATACGGCCAAAATCACAAAATGAACAATGA is part of the Magallana gigas chromosome 3, xbMagGiga1.1, whole genome shotgun sequence genome and harbors:
- the LOC105337282 gene encoding Na(+)/citrate cotransporter, giving the protein MSSGIRGACSGLLTVRNILVVVLTPIVLLPLLLLVKGDEAKCGYCIIIMAVFWVTEALPIAVTSLLPVILFPMVGLMYAKDVSSTYINDTAMLFVGGLIVAAAIENWNIHKRLALRVLMLVGSEPRWLMFGMMLPTWFLSMWISNTATTAMMIPIANAVLVQLKETRDKDETVRVTAVGEEDIQLTVIGKDEVKNSTNGNINNGIDKQGEKRSEADDRKSDESTEAEYLRMCKALSLAIAYSANCGGVASLTGTGPNVIMKGAADIVFQEKNMTSPVTFASWMQYCLPISAIIVIFVWIWLQVLFLRCKTYNSGSPEQAKRVRNAVRKQYEELGPITFGQVAVIIHFTLLAVLWVTRELGGVGGWGDIFDERTVTDSTPAILISISLFLFPSILPHNFKEKGKPLPPLLQWKAAEKMVPWGVVLLLGGGFALAKGSQVSGLSKLIGDQLTVFKDFEPWLMNLVLCFIVAGATEVTSNTAICTLMMPIMKELAITLEVNPLYFMFPTAIATSFAFMLPVATPPNAVVFSYGFVKVFDMVTAGFLLNIIAVLVLVFGTETWGDAIFGFHTLPDGFRVAVNQSLSTNLTDILTTTATSSI